A section of the Candidatus Hydrogenedentota bacterium genome encodes:
- a CDS encoding membrane integrity-associated transporter subunit PqiC: protein MNVTHFKHICLALAVVGLAAGCATAPGPNLYTLNMTPASGDSGGVQIAVGRLRISEALQNKRILIKKSPTEIEYYAAAQWAAGLDELLAEKLGAEFGQPDPAGATCVLSGTLLAFEQIDGATGAEAHVRFAVEIRKEGTSYYSPPALAKTYDVRLPVAEPTAGGVVRSLSECLEQVAREIVADTSALG, encoded by the coding sequence ATGAACGTCACTCACTTCAAGCATATTTGCCTCGCGCTGGCTGTGGTGGGCCTCGCGGCGGGTTGCGCCACGGCCCCCGGCCCCAATCTGTACACGCTGAACATGACCCCCGCGTCGGGAGACAGCGGCGGGGTCCAGATCGCCGTAGGTCGCCTGCGCATTTCGGAAGCGCTGCAGAACAAGCGTATCCTGATCAAGAAAAGCCCGACCGAGATTGAGTACTACGCGGCGGCGCAATGGGCCGCCGGACTCGATGAACTGCTCGCGGAGAAGCTCGGCGCGGAATTTGGTCAGCCGGACCCCGCTGGAGCCACCTGCGTGCTCTCCGGCACCTTGCTGGCCTTCGAGCAGATCGACGGGGCCACCGGGGCCGAGGCCCACGTGCGCTTCGCGGTCGAGATCCGCAAAGAGGGCACCAGCTACTATTCGCCGCCCGCGCTGGCGAAGACCTATGACGTGCGGCTGCCCGTGGCGGAGCCCACGGCGGGCGGCGTGGTGCGGTCCCTCTCCGAATGTCTGGAGCAAGTCGCGCGGGAAATCGTGGCGGACACGTCCGCCCTCGGATAA
- a CDS encoding acyloxyacyl hydrolase: protein MKCSFFLSMMVAGAALLLSATPASAGLDMKSGMWRLELNNDFGVHQGSQDRSGDYTINGIVEYEVPATPRTTLGLRMMPLFVYSQDGDDDYRRFREIFEDDNDDDGDTVWGGGFGLAGRVYQVKDEYRGWYGEASVSTLIHSNEFNGNNSNINFVTGLGVGYQFKSDWHVQLHYQHISNASLGTKNSGANSLGIGVGYRF from the coding sequence ATGAAATGTTCTTTTTTTCTTTCGATGATGGTCGCGGGCGCGGCGCTGCTGCTGTCCGCAACTCCCGCCAGCGCCGGCCTCGATATGAAATCGGGCATGTGGCGCCTGGAATTGAACAACGACTTTGGCGTCCACCAGGGCAGCCAGGATCGCTCCGGCGACTACACGATTAACGGTATCGTGGAGTATGAGGTGCCCGCAACGCCCCGAACCACGCTCGGGTTGCGCATGATGCCTCTCTTCGTTTATTCCCAGGATGGGGACGACGACTACCGCCGCTTTCGGGAGATTTTCGAAGATGACAACGACGATGACGGCGACACGGTCTGGGGCGGCGGATTCGGGCTTGCCGGTCGTGTCTATCAGGTGAAGGACGAGTACCGCGGCTGGTACGGGGAGGCCAGTGTGAGCACCCTGATACACAGCAATGAGTTTAACGGGAACAACTCCAACATCAACTTTGTCACGGGCCTGGGCGTGGGCTATCAGTTCAAATCGGACTGGCACGTGCAACTCCACTATCAGCACATCTCCAATGCCAGCCTGGGCACGAAGAACTCCGGCGCCAATTCCCTGGGCATCGGCGTGGGCTACCGCTTCTAG
- a CDS encoding DNA translocase FtsK 4TM domain-containing protein — protein MASSMNLPVERKSEYMGIVVLALTGLLFLALVSDGYQVRDQVTRPFDEILSVSNGLGAPGALVAGIFAILVGDARHVTYSLTFIWALMLISRHPLGHLLPRMLGAGLAIVAVAGFLQLNFRAGTSNIYPGGAIGAFVVDKLNYYHFGYAGSNVIICSLILVGLLLATEYMFLYLYVVVRHVSVFAYRTFVMVREARARAALESPATQLPKSRRVGRIPRQESLPLVEAAPAPLGYESTDPGFDEEEEVEPVAVPTPDRHARINVRVAPEVPVAVDDEAPFDAVPDITDDGYDDEEDEVFAGESLAFDLDPLEDDVVAPDSTDDEYGYEEEETEDSAPFDLEEEEEAEEEAPVVLAPPARVARAAAATPAATESAAPAPKVRRPRRKVVENEELPPGYEYPRHYTRPPMDLLDEPEERVVENLAETLRATSILLEDTLQTFGIEARVTDVTRGPTITRYELEPAPGIKVARFLALADDIALALKAHRIRVEAPIPGKGRVGIEAPNTERDQVLIRELLESQGFKRGKGKLNLVLGKDITGEVKIADLATMPHLLVAGATGAGKTVCVKALLASLLFKHTPDDLQLILIDPKMVELSIFNDIPHLITPVVIDPKKASLALTWLINEMEERYRLFADLRVRNIEVYNQSVENGEIELDGDEDDNDAQSLHIVRRLPYIVCVIDELADLMMLARSEVEDCIARLAQLARAVGIHLIIATQRPSVDVLTGVIKANFPSRISFQVSSRVDSRCILDEIGAERLIGMGDMLYLPAGQSKPTRIQGAFVSDEEMNGLINYLKRQAPPQYKDEIENFGKSKEKADDITDEPDDLFEDAVQVVMDTGQASISMVQRRLRVGYTRAARLIDMMERKGIVGPHTGSKAREILVDAVHIEESS, from the coding sequence GTGGCCTCTTCCATGAACCTTCCCGTCGAACGAAAATCGGAATATATGGGGATTGTGGTCCTCGCGCTGACAGGATTGCTCTTCCTGGCCCTGGTCAGCGATGGGTATCAGGTCCGCGATCAGGTCACCCGGCCATTTGATGAGATCCTGAGTGTTTCCAATGGGTTAGGGGCTCCAGGGGCCTTGGTGGCCGGCATATTCGCCATTCTGGTCGGCGATGCGCGGCATGTAACCTACTCGCTCACGTTCATCTGGGCACTGATGTTGATCAGTCGCCATCCTCTGGGGCACTTGTTACCCCGCATGCTCGGCGCCGGTCTGGCCATTGTGGCGGTCGCCGGCTTTCTCCAGCTCAATTTCCGGGCGGGCACCTCCAATATTTATCCGGGCGGCGCCATTGGCGCCTTCGTGGTGGACAAGCTCAACTACTACCACTTCGGTTATGCGGGCTCCAACGTAATCATCTGCTCCCTGATTCTGGTGGGGCTGCTCCTGGCCACGGAGTATATGTTCCTCTACCTCTACGTCGTGGTCCGACATGTCAGTGTATTTGCCTACCGCACGTTTGTCATGGTGCGTGAGGCCCGTGCACGCGCCGCGCTCGAATCGCCGGCGACGCAGCTTCCGAAGTCCCGCCGGGTCGGCCGGATACCCCGGCAGGAGTCCCTGCCCCTGGTGGAAGCCGCGCCCGCGCCGCTGGGCTACGAGTCCACCGATCCCGGGTTTGATGAAGAGGAAGAGGTGGAGCCCGTGGCGGTTCCCACGCCGGATCGCCATGCCCGGATTAACGTGCGCGTCGCGCCGGAAGTCCCGGTTGCCGTGGACGATGAAGCGCCCTTTGATGCGGTGCCGGATATTACCGATGACGGCTACGACGACGAGGAAGACGAGGTCTTTGCGGGCGAATCGCTGGCTTTCGACCTGGATCCGCTGGAAGACGACGTGGTTGCTCCGGATTCAACAGACGACGAATACGGCTACGAAGAGGAGGAGACGGAGGATTCCGCTCCCTTCGATCTGGAAGAGGAAGAAGAAGCCGAAGAAGAGGCGCCCGTGGTGCTTGCGCCTCCCGCCCGGGTTGCCCGGGCCGCCGCTGCAACCCCTGCGGCCACGGAGAGCGCCGCACCGGCCCCGAAGGTGCGCCGCCCCCGCCGGAAGGTGGTGGAGAACGAAGAACTGCCTCCCGGATACGAGTATCCGCGCCACTACACGCGCCCGCCCATGGACCTGCTGGACGAGCCCGAGGAGCGGGTGGTGGAGAATCTGGCCGAGACCCTCCGGGCCACCAGCATTCTATTGGAAGACACCCTCCAGACCTTTGGGATTGAGGCCCGCGTGACCGATGTGACCCGTGGCCCGACCATTACGCGCTACGAGCTGGAGCCCGCGCCGGGCATCAAAGTGGCCCGTTTCCTGGCCCTGGCCGACGATATTGCGCTGGCGCTGAAGGCCCACCGCATTCGCGTGGAGGCGCCCATCCCCGGCAAGGGCCGCGTGGGTATTGAAGCGCCGAATACGGAGCGCGATCAGGTGCTGATCCGTGAGTTGCTGGAATCCCAGGGCTTCAAGCGGGGCAAGGGCAAGCTTAACCTTGTGCTGGGCAAGGACATCACGGGCGAAGTGAAGATCGCCGATCTGGCGACCATGCCCCATCTGCTGGTGGCGGGCGCCACGGGCGCGGGCAAGACGGTCTGCGTGAAGGCGCTGCTGGCCAGCCTGCTCTTCAAGCATACGCCGGACGATCTCCAGCTTATCCTCATCGATCCGAAAATGGTGGAATTGTCCATCTTCAACGACATTCCCCACCTCATCACGCCCGTAGTGATCGATCCGAAGAAGGCCTCGCTCGCGCTGACCTGGCTGATCAACGAAATGGAAGAGCGCTATCGCCTCTTTGCCGATCTGCGGGTCCGCAATATCGAAGTATACAACCAGAGCGTGGAGAACGGTGAAATCGAGCTGGACGGCGACGAGGACGACAACGACGCCCAGTCGCTCCACATCGTGCGCCGCCTGCCCTATATTGTTTGTGTAATCGACGAGCTGGCCGACCTCATGATGCTGGCCCGTTCCGAGGTGGAAGACTGCATCGCGCGCCTGGCCCAGTTGGCCCGGGCCGTGGGCATCCACCTGATCATCGCGACGCAGCGCCCCTCTGTGGACGTGCTGACCGGTGTGATCAAGGCCAACTTCCCATCGCGCATCTCCTTCCAGGTGTCGTCCCGGGTGGACTCGCGCTGTATTCTGGATGAAATCGGCGCGGAACGGCTCATCGGCATGGGCGACATGCTGTATCTGCCGGCGGGCCAGTCCAAGCCCACACGCATTCAGGGCGCCTTCGTGAGCGACGAAGAGATGAACGGTCTAATCAATTACTTGAAGCGGCAAGCGCCGCCTCAGTATAAGGATGAAATAGAGAATTTCGGGAAAAGTAAGGAAAAAGCGGACGATATCACCGACGAGCCCGATGATCTTTTTGAAGATGCCGTACAGGTGGTGATGGATACCGGACAGGCCTCCATTTCCATGGTGCAACGGCGCCTTCGAGTAGGGTACACTAGGGCTGCGCGGTTGATTGACATGATGGAACGCAAGGGCATTGTGGGGCCCCATACGGGGAGCAAGGCCCGCGAAATCTTGGTTGATGCGGTGCATATAGAAGAAAGCTCATGA
- a CDS encoding helix-turn-helix domain-containing protein, with protein sequence MNQYDFPGHRLREQREALGLSLLDAYHETHVPIEYLTHLENGRLNELPATTYTVGFLNTYCQVLQLSAEPFIVALRSCRAAAPEPVYFSRGGLVSPPGARPLWVSDALTWGAICAILLLGWVSYSVVVKPFAESGEKRVDAGTIAVEPPARFDAE encoded by the coding sequence ATGAACCAGTACGATTTTCCAGGACATAGGCTACGGGAACAGCGGGAAGCATTGGGACTTTCCCTGCTGGACGCGTACCATGAGACTCACGTGCCGATCGAGTACCTGACCCATCTCGAAAACGGGCGACTCAACGAGTTGCCCGCGACGACGTATACGGTCGGGTTCCTGAACACCTATTGCCAGGTGCTTCAGCTTTCGGCGGAACCCTTCATTGTCGCCCTGCGGTCCTGCCGCGCGGCGGCGCCGGAGCCGGTGTATTTCAGCCGGGGCGGCCTTGTGAGTCCGCCCGGGGCGCGCCCGCTCTGGGTGAGCGACGCCCTGACCTGGGGGGCCATCTGCGCCATCCTCTTGCTGGGCTGGGTTTCGTACTCGGTGGTGGTCAAACCTTTCGCCGAAAGTGGCGAAAAGCGCGTGGACGCCGGCACCATCGCCGTCGAGCCGCCCGCCCGTTTCGACGCGGAATAA
- the pgsA gene encoding CDP-diacylglycerol--glycerol-3-phosphate 3-phosphatidyltransferase, with product MNLPNQLTVARCIMTAFFVALFSFDNVVCYAVGYVIFVVAAITDYYDGKIARERNLVTNFGKLLDPVADKVLVVSAFVMLLGIPAMNVPAWSVVMILAREFLVTGARALAAADGTVIAANKQGKTKTLLQMIYVCTFLFFAVVLQGLTQFPAALSVLPGGVDPWIRGIGVASQWSIIFVAVYTVYSGIVFARENWKVLGLDEVS from the coding sequence ATGAATCTTCCCAACCAACTTACCGTGGCGCGGTGCATCATGACCGCGTTCTTTGTCGCGCTGTTTTCCTTCGACAACGTCGTGTGCTATGCCGTCGGCTACGTTATTTTCGTGGTTGCCGCCATTACCGATTACTACGACGGCAAGATCGCCCGCGAGCGAAACCTGGTCACCAATTTCGGCAAGCTGCTGGATCCCGTGGCGGACAAGGTGCTGGTCGTTTCGGCCTTTGTCATGTTGCTGGGGATCCCGGCCATGAACGTGCCCGCGTGGAGCGTGGTGATGATACTGGCGCGCGAGTTTCTGGTGACCGGCGCGCGGGCCCTGGCGGCGGCCGACGGCACGGTTATCGCCGCAAACAAGCAGGGCAAGACGAAGACACTCCTTCAGATGATCTACGTGTGCACCTTCCTCTTCTTCGCCGTGGTCCTTCAGGGGCTGACCCAGTTTCCTGCGGCGCTCTCCGTGTTGCCGGGCGGCGTGGACCCCTGGATCCGCGGAATCGGCGTGGCGTCCCAGTGGTCGATAATATTTGTGGCCGTGTACACGGTCTACTCCGGCATCGTCTTCGCCCGTGAAAACTGGAAGGTGCTGGGACTCGACGAAGTGTCATGA
- the alr gene encoding alanine racemase codes for MSAGIHASRAIVDLGAYAHNLGVARRYAGARRAFMAVIKANGYGLGALPLARRALDAGASMLGVATLDEGVELRQGGIEEPILILMQPAPETLHVAVSHALTLTLCDVEAGRLLGDLARKAGRVVPVHCMVDTGMNRQGFSLESAVRDIPVLARIAHLNIEGIATHFPIAERAQDPFTLGQVEALRGVLARLDEAGVPYDMVHGANSAGVINYGDSLFTLVRPGIMSYGVWPTDARPENNPLRPVLRWITQVSQIRTMEPGATVSYGRTYTAEEGMVAAMLPVGYADGYRLALSNKAEVLIRGRRCPVRGRVCMDQMVVDVSHVPGVVSGDEAVLVGKQGEDEVTVEALAEWAGTIPYEILTGIGRRVHREYVG; via the coding sequence ATGAGCGCGGGCATCCACGCATCGCGCGCGATAGTCGATCTGGGCGCGTATGCCCATAATCTTGGCGTGGCGCGACGATATGCGGGAGCCCGTCGCGCGTTCATGGCGGTAATCAAGGCCAACGGCTATGGCCTGGGCGCCCTTCCGCTGGCCCGCCGCGCGCTGGACGCGGGCGCGTCGATGCTCGGCGTGGCCACCCTGGACGAAGGGGTCGAACTGCGCCAGGGCGGCATAGAAGAGCCCATCCTCATACTGATGCAGCCCGCCCCCGAGACCCTCCACGTGGCGGTATCCCACGCCCTCACGCTCACGCTATGCGACGTCGAGGCCGGTCGGCTGCTCGGCGATCTGGCGCGGAAGGCGGGGCGTGTGGTGCCCGTCCACTGCATGGTGGATACCGGCATGAACCGCCAGGGCTTCTCCCTCGAATCCGCCGTGCGTGATATTCCCGTGCTGGCCCGCATCGCCCATTTGAATATTGAAGGCATCGCCACCCACTTTCCCATCGCGGAGCGGGCGCAAGATCCCTTTACGCTGGGCCAGGTCGAGGCGCTCCGGGGTGTGCTGGCGCGATTGGACGAGGCGGGCGTCCCCTATGACATGGTGCACGGCGCCAACAGCGCCGGCGTGATTAACTACGGCGACAGCCTGTTTACACTGGTTCGCCCCGGCATCATGAGCTACGGAGTTTGGCCCACCGATGCGCGCCCGGAAAATAATCCCCTGCGCCCGGTACTGCGCTGGATCACGCAGGTGTCCCAGATTCGCACGATGGAGCCCGGCGCCACGGTGAGCTATGGCCGGACCTATACCGCCGAAGAGGGTATGGTCGCGGCCATGCTGCCGGTGGGTTATGCGGACGGCTATCGGCTGGCCCTGTCGAACAAGGCGGAGGTGTTGATTCGCGGTCGACGCTGTCCCGTTCGCGGGCGCGTTTGCATGGATCAGATGGTGGTGGATGTGAGTCATGTCCCCGGTGTGGTCTCGGGCGACGAGGCGGTGCTGGTGGGGAAGCAGGGCGAAGACGAGGTCACGGTGGAGGCGCTGGCGGAATGGGCCGGCACGATCCCCTATGAGATATTGACTGGGATAGGCCGGCGCGTGCATCGAGAGTATGTCGGGTAG
- a CDS encoding NYN domain-containing protein has protein sequence MAEVHLVDGYNVLHQSQKLLHLVRQDMETAREAFIDKVAHFCIQTGKHVVVVFDGRGPQVIQKVAHNRSVPSLEVLYSPGHLTADAVIERMVYKTPRKMDVVVVTSDRGVRDLCRGMGALVMDASHFLSSLDETKSSIRETVTQTRKPAPAHLEERLDADSIARLQALRKKL, from the coding sequence ATGGCGGAAGTACATCTGGTGGACGGCTACAACGTCCTGCACCAGTCGCAGAAGCTGCTTCACCTGGTTCGCCAGGACATGGAGACGGCGCGGGAAGCCTTTATCGACAAGGTGGCCCATTTTTGTATCCAGACGGGAAAACACGTGGTGGTGGTCTTTGATGGCCGGGGGCCGCAGGTTATTCAGAAGGTGGCCCACAACCGCAGCGTGCCGTCGCTGGAGGTTTTGTATTCGCCGGGGCACCTGACGGCGGACGCGGTCATCGAGCGGATGGTGTACAAGACACCGAGAAAGATGGACGTGGTGGTGGTAACGAGTGACCGGGGCGTGCGGGATCTCTGCCGGGGCATGGGCGCTCTGGTGATGGACGCGTCGCATTTTCTAAGCAGCCTGGACGAGACGAAGTCGTCCATACGCGAAACGGTAACGCAGACGCGCAAGCCCGCACCCGCCCATCTGGAAGAGCGTCTCGATGCGGACTCGATAGCCCGGCTCCAAGCGCTGCGCAAAAAACTTTAA
- a CDS encoding protein kinase has protein sequence MANGINFLFGRVAVDLQLVAGDVVDPILQHHRDTSEEEFARALVRADLLSELDSARIRAVVARLLESHDGDAASALAELEGRGGGEDTELHQMDTLAGPPAAWRTLSESVDLDSEDAAARYVDPVEHDRGGMGRILIVRDERMNRTIAMKELAPALGTGDATVPGGRDRQISAFDVQRFLREARITGSLEHPSIVPVYELGRRADGAHYYTMKLVRGQSLYHAIRECRHLGERLKLLPHVINLCQAIAYAHDKGIIHRDIKPSNVMVGAFGETVVIDWGLARVLNQEDPFAADLATFTEAQLAARPEDPRLTAAGVPVGTPHYMAPEQAEGRMNDVGPPSDVYSLGVVLYEVITGKTPFTGTTSRVVLQKVRTDTPPSVHTHEPDIPRALAAICSKAMARDPARRYASAGELADELTRFTTGALVQGYEYTTGELIRHYYRRNRALCNTAMTAAAVTLVVAIAAYINILEANHRERLQRVAAESARAEAEQSAYRASIQLAANYIESQAFDMAADLLLEQPAAQRNLEWGLLFEQCNQDYATNVDQEEDVDRLWAAPGGRLLTLSIQDELVVRARPDLNPLHRIPLTNVMGATAAVSPDGAWLAIGRVDGVLQLYDFQNYRLAQEFTLTGASFDSVVFSGDSTLLASGTSEGALLVWNCGSGALVRRIEAHDAACQVFGMSRSGNLAITSDRGGRTVLWDVTNGQAKQEFIGYGPSLSKDRERFALRSGRVIEVRELESGALLFESPELPAEPGQPVLSPAGRHVAALAEDGVLRVFDVATGRPVATVQDSSLSRILAFSPDSERIALAATPNEIRIYQTKDGVTVAALRGHSHWVRAGVFDEDGAMFYSCAGEAAVKAWQVPAPGGAAVGASPHRIVDLARSEALPLIGAGSSNGMARFLDASSLEPILTVASFEPNLGMELAISPAGDKAVATLGPKTARVLHLPDGAVLTQWTGSPGPIRALEYCRDGKVVAALGGDSSVYLWDSASGREVLRFDGHAERVLALAVMPEGAMIATGDRAGRILLWDSRSGSIQREIRTAGSPVAALVCSPDGELVAASLEGESAAIFAVKTPPDSLPLSASNVTLTSLGFGRDGKRLLGLARSGGFMMWDTESGQQIAAPSPSEDYRTASLLLDPDHNRILVGNQVDAISALPVFPKSISASDGVPAEVLNRYKRSRSQTTWDYSLHQQPIIAFTPAHVVEEAIQRLAKGGGNSDGEIYIERSTNPLARLGLLPGDSVTKLNGAPCANANVLMAGLHAFAGSTGDSLTLSLARAGAEINIEHWWTEVVSFARTIEVTRDRALTALTNTAKLLRSQQKFLSLYNQQLSNGLGAGLDGPDTLEGIWLPETDTLQETRDLAALGLGVGDCIATINGEGVTSYTRLLEGVERATGALEKGFTGEVRVRVIRDRFQILDLTWSIS, from the coding sequence ATGGCCAATGGTATCAATTTCTTGTTCGGACGCGTCGCGGTGGACCTCCAACTCGTGGCCGGCGACGTCGTGGATCCCATACTCCAGCATCACCGCGATACCTCCGAGGAAGAATTCGCACGAGCCCTCGTTCGGGCCGACCTCCTCTCCGAACTCGACTCCGCCCGCATACGCGCCGTCGTAGCACGCCTCCTCGAAAGCCACGACGGAGACGCCGCGAGCGCCCTGGCGGAGCTCGAAGGACGCGGCGGCGGGGAGGACACCGAACTCCACCAGATGGACACGCTGGCCGGCCCCCCGGCGGCGTGGCGCACCCTGTCGGAATCCGTGGATCTGGACTCCGAGGATGCGGCGGCGCGCTATGTCGATCCGGTGGAACATGATCGCGGCGGAATGGGCCGCATCCTTATCGTGCGCGATGAGCGCATGAATCGCACCATCGCCATGAAAGAACTCGCGCCGGCCCTCGGCACGGGCGACGCGACCGTGCCGGGCGGAAGGGACCGGCAAATCTCGGCGTTCGATGTGCAGCGCTTCCTGCGGGAAGCGCGGATCACGGGCAGTCTGGAACATCCCTCCATCGTGCCCGTCTATGAGCTCGGCCGCCGCGCGGACGGCGCTCACTACTACACCATGAAGCTCGTGCGCGGTCAGTCGCTGTATCACGCGATCCGCGAATGTCGACACCTCGGCGAGCGCCTCAAGCTCCTGCCCCATGTCATCAATTTGTGCCAGGCCATCGCCTACGCCCACGACAAGGGAATCATCCACCGGGACATCAAACCCTCCAATGTCATGGTGGGCGCCTTCGGCGAAACCGTCGTCATCGACTGGGGGCTCGCCCGGGTCCTCAATCAGGAAGACCCCTTCGCCGCCGACCTGGCGACCTTCACCGAGGCGCAGCTTGCGGCCCGGCCCGAAGACCCACGCCTGACCGCGGCGGGCGTGCCCGTCGGAACGCCCCACTATATGGCCCCGGAGCAGGCCGAGGGGCGCATGAACGATGTGGGGCCCCCTTCGGACGTGTATTCCCTCGGCGTCGTTCTCTATGAGGTAATCACCGGGAAGACGCCCTTCACCGGCACCACCAGCCGCGTGGTGCTCCAGAAAGTACGCACGGACACCCCCCCGAGCGTGCACACCCACGAGCCCGATATTCCCCGCGCCCTCGCCGCAATCTGCTCCAAAGCCATGGCCCGCGATCCCGCCCGGCGCTATGCCTCCGCCGGTGAACTGGCGGACGAGCTCACCCGATTCACCACCGGCGCGCTCGTCCAGGGCTACGAATATACCACCGGAGAACTGATACGCCACTACTACCGGCGGAACCGGGCCCTCTGCAACACGGCCATGACGGCCGCCGCCGTCACGCTGGTCGTTGCGATTGCCGCCTATATCAATATACTCGAGGCAAACCACCGGGAGCGGCTGCAGCGCGTGGCCGCGGAAAGCGCCCGCGCGGAAGCGGAGCAGAGCGCCTACCGCGCCAGTATTCAGCTTGCGGCAAACTATATCGAGAGCCAGGCCTTCGATATGGCGGCGGACCTGCTGCTCGAACAGCCCGCCGCCCAGCGCAATCTGGAGTGGGGCCTGCTTTTCGAGCAGTGCAACCAGGACTACGCCACCAATGTGGATCAGGAAGAAGATGTGGACCGTCTGTGGGCCGCGCCGGGCGGGCGACTCCTCACGTTGAGCATCCAGGATGAGCTGGTGGTTCGGGCGCGTCCCGACCTCAATCCTTTGCACCGCATCCCCCTCACCAACGTGATGGGCGCCACGGCGGCGGTCTCCCCGGACGGCGCCTGGCTGGCCATAGGGCGGGTGGACGGCGTGTTGCAGCTATATGATTTTCAGAATTACCGTCTCGCCCAGGAATTCACCCTGACCGGGGCCTCTTTCGACAGTGTGGTGTTCAGCGGCGACAGCACCCTGCTGGCCTCGGGCACCAGTGAGGGGGCCCTGCTGGTCTGGAATTGCGGTAGCGGCGCCCTGGTACGGCGGATTGAGGCCCACGACGCCGCGTGTCAGGTTTTCGGGATGAGTCGCAGCGGCAACCTGGCCATCACTTCGGACCGGGGCGGACGTACCGTCCTGTGGGACGTGACCAATGGCCAGGCGAAACAGGAGTTCATCGGTTACGGACCTTCCCTCAGCAAAGACCGCGAGCGTTTCGCCCTGCGGAGCGGGCGGGTGATCGAAGTACGCGAACTGGAGTCGGGCGCGCTCCTCTTCGAGAGCCCCGAACTTCCAGCCGAACCCGGGCAACCCGTCCTCAGCCCCGCCGGCCGGCACGTCGCCGCGCTCGCGGAAGATGGGGTACTGCGGGTCTTCGATGTAGCGACGGGCAGGCCGGTGGCCACGGTGCAAGACAGTTCCCTTTCCCGCATTCTGGCCTTCAGCCCGGACAGCGAGCGGATTGCCCTCGCCGCCACGCCCAATGAGATACGGATTTACCAGACGAAAGACGGGGTGACGGTAGCCGCACTGAGAGGCCATTCGCACTGGGTGCGCGCCGGGGTCTTCGACGAAGACGGCGCGATGTTCTATTCCTGCGCGGGCGAAGCGGCGGTCAAGGCATGGCAGGTCCCCGCGCCGGGCGGCGCGGCGGTGGGCGCGTCCCCGCACCGAATTGTGGATCTGGCCCGCTCCGAAGCGCTTCCCCTCATCGGGGCGGGCAGTTCGAACGGTATGGCGCGCTTTCTGGATGCCTCTTCCCTGGAGCCCATATTGACCGTGGCGTCCTTCGAGCCCAACCTCGGCATGGAGCTCGCCATCAGCCCGGCGGGCGATAAGGCTGTGGCGACATTGGGCCCGAAAACGGCCAGGGTGCTCCATTTACCCGATGGGGCAGTACTGACGCAGTGGACGGGTAGCCCGGGCCCTATCCGCGCACTTGAATACTGCCGGGACGGAAAGGTGGTGGCGGCGCTGGGCGGCGATTCATCGGTATATCTCTGGGACAGCGCCTCGGGCCGGGAGGTATTGCGATTCGACGGCCATGCGGAGCGTGTTCTGGCCCTCGCCGTCATGCCGGAGGGCGCCATGATCGCCACCGGGGATCGCGCGGGCCGAATCCTTCTCTGGGACAGCCGCTCCGGCTCCATCCAGCGGGAAATTCGCACGGCGGGCTCCCCCGTTGCCGCGCTGGTCTGCAGTCCCGATGGCGAATTGGTGGCCGCGTCTCTTGAGGGTGAATCCGCCGCGATTTTCGCCGTAAAGACGCCACCGGACTCCCTTCCCTTGAGTGCGTCCAACGTGACGCTGACCTCGCTTGGCTTTGGCCGGGACGGTAAACGCTTGCTCGGTCTCGCGAGGTCGGGCGGGTTCATGATGTGGGATACGGAATCCGGACAGCAAATTGCCGCGCCTTCACCGTCGGAAGACTACCGAACGGCATCCCTGCTTCTGGACCCGGACCACAACCGCATTCTCGTTGGCAATCAGGTGGACGCCATATCGGCGCTGCCGGTTTTCCCGAAATCTATCTCGGCCTCCGACGGTGTGCCCGCTGAAGTCCTGAACCGATACAAGCGCTCCCGTTCCCAGACCACGTGGGACTACTCGCTTCACCAGCAGCCCATCATCGCCTTCACACCCGCCCACGTTGTGGAAGAAGCGATTCAGCGCCTCGCGAAGGGCGGGGGAAACAGCGACGGCGAGATCTATATTGAAAGGAGCACCAACCCCCTGGCTCGGCTGGGGCTGCTCCCCGGCGATTCCGTCACAAAACTTAACGGCGCGCCCTGCGCCAATGCCAATGTCCTCATGGCGGGGCTCCACGCTTTCGCCGGATCCACCGGAGACTCCCTTACGCTGTCCCTCGCGCGGGCGGGAGCCGAGATCAATATCGAGCACTGGTGGACGGAGGTGGTATCCTTTGCCAGAACCATCGAGGTGACTCGGGATCGCGCCCTCACCGCATTGACCAACACGGCCAAACTGCTGCGCAGTCAACAGAAATTCCTGTCGCTGTACAACCAGCAACTGAGCAACGGCCTGGGCGCCGGCCTGGACGGGCCGGATACGCTGGAGGGCATCTGGCTGCCCGAGACGGATACCCTTCAAGAAACGCGGGACCTGGCGGCTCTTGGATTGGGCGTGGGCGACTGCATCGCGACCATCAATGGCGAAGGCGTCACCAGCTATACCCGGTTGCTTGAGGGGGTTGAGCGCGCAACCGGAGCACTGGAAAAGGGATTCACCGGGGAAGTACGCGTCCGGGTGATTCGGGATCGCTTTCAAATACTGGACTTGACCTGGTCCATCTCGTGA